ATAGAGGACGGCGTCGCCGAGGACGACTGGGAGGGCTGGAGTCTTCTTACCGAAAGACTCGGTAAAAAAGTTCAGCTTGTCGGCGACGACCTTTTTGTTACCAATACCGAACGTCTTGAAAAGGGAATTGAAAAAAACGTTGCAAATTCAATTCTCATAAAAGTTAACCAAATCGGCACGCTTACCGAAACTCTTGAGGCGGTGCAAAAGGCAAACAGGGCAGGGTACACGGCGGTTATTTCGCACCGTTCGGGCGAAACCGAGGATACCACCATTGCAGACATTGCGGCAGCGCTCAACGCCGGACAGATTAAAACGGGCGCACCGTCTCGCACCGACAGAGTGGCAAAATACAACCGTCTTTTGCGCATTGAAGAAGAGCTTGACGGCGAATGTGAGTATCTCGGCAAGGACGCTTTCTTTTGTATAAAATGACATTAAGGGTGATGAAAAATCACCCTTTTTACATATAAAAAGTGTAAAAAATTATCATTTGCACCAAATATGTAAGTGATTTCTGGTAAAACATTGAAAAAAATTTTCTTATATGTTATAATTTTTACACTAAAAATATAAGTTATGGAGGCACATAATGGATAAAATAAAGATGCTTGACGGCGAGTGCTGGTGGGGCGGAAAAGTTCCGAGCGGCTGTGATATGCCGTTTGATGAAAACAGTGACTGTACTTTTGACATTGAGTCGCGCGATGGTGAAAACGATCAGTCCGCATCGCTTTTTCTATCGTCGTGCGGACGTTACATATGGAATGACAACCCGTTTGCCATAAAATTCAATAAGGGCGAAATTTCGCTTGAGTGTGCATACGGCACTGATTTTGAAATCGGCGAGGGTTATAAAAACTTAAAGGGTGCTTATCTTGCGGCGGCGAAGAAACATTTTTCATTTAACGGTGAACTTCCCGACAAGCTTTTCTTCACATCACCGCAGTATAATACGTGGATGGAGCTGGGCACAGACCAGACGACCGAAAACATTTTGAATTATGCGAGAGGAATTTTGGAAAACGGACTTCCTGCCGGTGTACTTATGATTGACGGCGGCTGGCAGGAGGATTACGGCGTTCTGGAATTTCACAAGGGCAAAATTCCCGACCCGGCGTATCTTATTTACGAGCTTCACAAGCTTGGATTTAAAGTTATGCTTTGGACTTCTCCGATCGTTTCGTCGGCGGGTGTGAGATTTAAATACTTGCGCAGCAAGGGCTATCTTTTAAAGGACAAAGACGGTGAAATTGCGGTCAGAAGATGGTGGAGCGGATTTAGCGCAATGCTTGATTTTACCAATCCCGACGCGGTAAAATGGTTCCGCGGGCAGCTTGACAGTCTTGTTGAATGTTACGGAGTGGACGGATACAAGTTTGATGCCGGCGACGCGAGCATTTACTGCCGCGATGACGATGCATATGTTAAAACCGCGCCGAGAAATCACACAACTGCGTTTAATATTATGGGAGAAAAATACAAATTTAACGAATTCCGTGCAGCGCACAATTCGGGCGGACGTCCTATTGTCGCACGACTTCACGATAAAAATCACAGCTGGGACAATATCGGTCTTAACACGCTTATTCCCAATACAACCGTACAGTCGCTTTTGGGATATGCTTATTGCTGTCCCGATATGGTTGGCGGCGGAATGATCGGCAGTGTGAACAGTGCAAACGATACTGACGGTGAGCTTTTCATACGTTGGTCGCAGGCAAACGCACTTATGCCTATGATGCAGATTTCACTTGCTCCGTGGCGCGTTTTAAGCAGTGAAAACTACGAAATCGTTAAAAAGTCAATTTGTCTGCACAAAGAATACGGCGAGCATATTTATGCGCTTGCGCAAAACAGTGCAAAAACAGGTGAGCCGATTTTCAGAAATATGGAATATGAATTTCCGAACGAGGGGTTTGAGCACGTTTGCGACCAGTTTATGCTGGGAAGTGACATAATGTCAGCGCCTGTTCTGACAAAGGGCGCAGCAAAACGCTCGGTTAAATTCCCCAAAGGCGAGTGGGCGGACAAAGAAGGAAATATTGTTTCGCACGGAGGCGAAACAAAAGAATT
The window above is part of the Qingrenia yutianensis genome. Proteins encoded here:
- a CDS encoding glycoside hydrolase family 31 protein, with protein sequence MDKIKMLDGECWWGGKVPSGCDMPFDENSDCTFDIESRDGENDQSASLFLSSCGRYIWNDNPFAIKFNKGEISLECAYGTDFEIGEGYKNLKGAYLAAAKKHFSFNGELPDKLFFTSPQYNTWMELGTDQTTENILNYARGILENGLPAGVLMIDGGWQEDYGVLEFHKGKIPDPAYLIYELHKLGFKVMLWTSPIVSSAGVRFKYLRSKGYLLKDKDGEIAVRRWWSGFSAMLDFTNPDAVKWFRGQLDSLVECYGVDGYKFDAGDASIYCRDDDAYVKTAPRNHTTAFNIMGEKYKFNEFRAAHNSGGRPIVARLHDKNHSWDNIGLNTLIPNTTVQSLLGYAYCCPDMVGGGMIGSVNSANDTDGELFIRWSQANALMPMMQISLAPWRVLSSENYEIVKKSICLHKEYGEHIYALAQNSAKTGEPIFRNMEYEFPNEGFEHVCDQFMLGSDIMSAPVLTKGAAKRSVKFPKGEWADKEGNIVSHGGETKEFDAPIDTLLYFKKVK